One genomic window of Salvia miltiorrhiza cultivar Shanhuang (shh) chromosome 4, IMPLAD_Smil_shh, whole genome shotgun sequence includes the following:
- the LOC131021833 gene encoding transcription factor MYB92-like: MGRSPISDDSGVKKGPWTPEEDDILTKYIQKHGHGSWRALPRLAGLNRCGKSCRLRWTNYLRPDIKRGKFSQDEEQTILNLHAILGNKWSAIATHLPGRTDNEIKNFWNTHLKKKLIQMGFDPMTHQPRTDLFATLPQLLALANLIENPSSWEDQAIRIQSQALQMARLNQCLNHLLHPSIPIPNFHTAAALSDVDAAIFAHLDAPPAHFAHLPDLQAAPCSGVMPQGSDFAGVLPQGENSPPSSSPWLQQTLSPSSSIINNTVDACSASSYGGAAQMWSELLDDPIFHDIP, from the exons ATGGGAAGATCTCCGATTTCTGATGATAGTGGTGTGAAAAAAGGCCCCTGGACTCCTGAGGAAGACGATATCCTCACCAAATACATCCAAAAACATGGCCACGGCAGCTGGAGAGCCCTCCCAAGACTTGCTG GCCTAAACAGATGTGGAAAGAGCTGCAGGCTTCGTTGGACCAACTATCTAAGACCAGATATCAAGAGAGGCAAATTCTCCCAAGACGAAGAGCAAACCATCCTCAACCTCCACGCCATTCTCGGCAACAA GTGGTCTGCAATAGCGACGCACCTTCCGGGAAGAACAGACAACGAGATAAAGAATTTCTGGAACACgcatctgaagaagaagctgATCCAGATGGGGTTCGACCCGATGACCCACCAGCCCCGCACCGACTTATTCGCGACGCTTCCTCAACTCCTGGCCCTCGCCAACCTCATCGAGAACCCCTCTTCCTGGGAGGATCAGGCCATCCGTATCCAATCCCAAGCCCTACAAATGGCTCGCCTCAATCAATGCCTCAACCATCTCCTTCACCCCTCAATCCCAATCCCTAATTTCCACACCGCCGCCGCTCTTTCTGACGTCGACGCCGCCATTTTCGCCCACCTCGACGCTCCGCCCGCGCACTTCGCGCATCTGCCGGACTTGCAGGCGGCGCCATGCAGTGGGGTTATGCCTCAGGGCTCGGACTTCGCCGGAGTGCTCCCGCAAGGGGAAAATTCGCCGCCGTCTTCTTCGCCCTGGCTGCAGCAGACTCTGTCGCCATCGAGCTCCATTATTAATAACACTGTGGATGCCTGCAGTGCGTCGAGCTACGGCGGCGCCGCTCAAATGTGGTCGGAACTTCTTGATGATCCTATTTTCCATGACATTCCAtag
- the LOC131021834 gene encoding zinc finger protein STAR3-like gives MSFLGDTKPPGAADPRVPLMNLSAVQARMDNLQQFLSASVSSNTPIGQPQMEMVSAEIASAIHQIIVNGAALLSCTPSVCSNDAVNPKAEEEEDYEIIEMDAVELLAEHVHFCEICGKGFKRDANLRMHMRAHGNQFKTPEALAKPEKGGGRKTRFSCPYVGCNRNRQHGKFRALKSAVCVKNHFKRSHCPKMYSCDRCHKKSFSVMADLKSHLKHCGETKWRCSCGTSFSRKDKLFGHMALFEGHMPALQLEDKRRKPPVAELNEDVLFDGLMDGFGSIDYICFDDVLNSTSASGL, from the coding sequence ATGTCCTTTCTCGGCGACACGAAGCCGCCCGGCGCCGCCGACCCACGAGTTCCGTTGATGAATCTGTCAGCCGTCCAAGCCCGCATGGACAATCTTCAGCAATTCCTGTCTGCTTCAGTGAGCAGCAACACTCCGATCGGCCAGCCTCAAATGGAAATGGTGTCCGCGGAGATCGCCTCCGCGATTCACCAGATCATAGTCAATGGCGCCGCCCTTTTGTCTTGCACGCCATCTGTTTGTTCAAATGACGCAGTGAATCCgaaggcggaggaggaggaggattaCGAGATAATTGAGATGGACGCGGTGGAGCTGCTGGCGGAGCACGTCCATTTCTGCGAGATTTGCGGGAAGGGGTTCAAGAGGGACGCGAATCTGCGGATGCACATGCGGGCGCACGGGAATCAGTTCAAGACCCCGGAGGCGTTGGCGAAGCCGGAAAAGGGCGGCGGTCGGAAGACGAGGTTTTCGTGCCCTTACGTCGGGTGTAACAGGAACAGGCAGCACGGGAAGTTCAGGGCGCTGAAGAGCGCAGTTTGTGTGAAGAATCACTTCAAGAGGAGCCATTGCCCCAAGATGTATTCGTGCGATCGCTGCCATAAGAAGAGCTTCTCGGTGATGGCGGATTTGAAGAGCCACTTGAAGCATTGTGGGGAGACCAAATGGAGGTGTTCTTGTGGGACCAGCTTCTCGCGGAAGGATAAGCTCTTCGGACACATGGCGCTCTTCGAGGGCCACATGCCGGCGCTGCAGCTGGAGGACAAACGGAGGAAGCCGCCGGTGGCGGAGCTCAATGAGGACGTCTTGTTTGATGGGTTGATGGATGGATTTGGATCCATTGATTATATTTGCTTTGACGATGTGTTGAATTCCACCTCTGCTTCGGGCTTGTAA